The following coding sequences lie in one Kwoniella dendrophila CBS 6074 chromosome 10, complete sequence genomic window:
- a CDS encoding pre-mRNA-splicing factor CLF1 produces the protein MSGRDARDRAPRVKNRAAAAVQITAEQLLREAQERQEPSVQAPKQRVADLEELSEFQGRKRNEFEGRIRYSRDSIRAWIKYAQWESSQNEFERARSVFERALDVDPRSNELWLKYTDMELKARNINHARNLYDRAVTLLPRVDALWYKYVYLEELLLNVPGARQIFERWMQWEPNDKAWQSYIKLEERYNELDRASLIYERWIGVRPIPKNWCLWAKFEEDRNQLDKSREVFQTALEFFGDEEDQVEKAQQVFAAFARMETRLKEYERARVIYKFALARLPRSKSSNLYAAYTKFEKQHGDRAGVELTVLGKRRIQYEEELAYDGTNYDAWFSLARLEEDAYRADKEDGEDVEPTRVREVYERAVANVPPALEKRYWRRYIYLWLQYAAFEEIETKDYARARDVYKAAIKLVPHKTFTFAKLWLAYAYFEIRQLDVTAARKVLGAGIGMCPKPKLFSGYIELEMRLREFDRVRMLYEKFLTYDPSLSSAWIQWTQVESAVEDFERVRAIFELAVQQSLDMPEIVWKAYIDFESGEGERERARSLYERLLERTSHVKVYISYALMEVSVLGGGEDEDGNEIEGEAGDPELARAVFARGYKDLRAKAEKEDRALLLESWKSFEEQHGTPEELAKVEEMMPTTRKRWRKAEDGSDQLEEYWDLIFPDDERDANPTSFKFFQAAQQWAAQRGGDEGEGGLSYDLPSDSDDDDDDDNEEADGDDAGESIAEPMDEDD, from the exons ATGTCAGGTAGAGATGCTCGTGATAGAGCCCCACGAGTGAAAAACAGAGCCGCAGCGGCTGTGCAG ATCACTGCTGAACAACTTCTACGAGAAGCTCAAGAACGACAAGAACCTTCTGTCCAAGCTCCAAAACAAAGAGTTGCAGATTTAGAAGAACTATCAGAGTttcaaggtagaaaaagGAATGAATTCGAGGGGAGAATTAGGTATTCAAGGGATAGTAtaagag CATGGATTAAATATGCTCAGTGGGAATCTAGtcaaaatgaatttgaaagagCTAGATCAGTTTTTGAAAGAGCTCTGGACGTCGATCCTAGGTCGAATGAACTATGG CTCAAATATACAGATATGGAATTAAAAGCTCGAAATATTAATCATGCTAGAAACTTATATGATAGAGCTGTAACATTATTACCTAGAGTAGACGCATTATGGTATAAATATGTTtatttagaagaattattattaaaTGTTCCAGGTGCAAGACAAATATTTGAAAGATGGATGCAATGGGAACCAAATGATAAAGCATGGCAAAGTTATataaaattagaagaaagatataatgaattagatagagCCTCATTGATTTATGAAAGATGGATTGGTGTTAGacctatacctaaaaatTGGTGTTTATGGGcaaaatttgaagaagatagaaatcaattagataaatcaagaGAAGTTTTTCAAACTGCTTTAGAATTTTTcggtgatgaagaagatcaggtTGAAAAAGCTCAACAAGTTTTCGCTGCTTTTGCTAGGATGGAGACTAGATTAAAAGAATATGAGAGAGCTAGGGTTATttacaag TTCGCCCTCGCCCGATTACCGCGATCCAAATCCTCCAACCTGTATGCCGCCTATACCAAATTCGAAAAACAACATGGCGATCGTGCTGGTGTGGAACTTACTGTTCTTGGTAAACGACGTATACAGTATGAGGAGGAATTAGCATATGATGGAACGAATTATGATGCTTGGTTTTCGTTAGCTagattggaagaagatgcttATCGAGCGGATAAAGaggatggtgaagatgtgGAACCTACAAGAGTACGTGAGGTGTATGAGAGAGCTGTAGCAAATGTTCCTCCTGCTTTAGAGAAGCGTTATTGGCGAAGATACATCTATC TTTGGTTACAGTATGCCGCTTTCGAGGAAATCGAAACAAAAGATTATGCTAGAGCAAGAGATGTGTATAAAGCTGCTATAAAGCTTGTTCCGCATAAAACATTTACCTTTGCCAAA TTATGGCTCGCCTATGCCTATTTCGAAATTCGACAACTTGACGTCACCGCTGCCCGAAAAGTACTAGGTGCTGGTATAGGAATGTGCCCTAAACCTAAGCTCTTCTCGGGCTACATTGAACTGGAAATGAGGTTGAGAGAGTTTGACCGGGTGCGGATGCTGTATGAGAAATTCCTCACA TATGACCCATCGCTCAGTTCCGCCTGGATCCAATGGACACAAGTGGAATCTGCTGTGGAAGATTTCGAACGAGTACGAGCGATTTTCGAACTTGCCGTTCAACAATCATTGGATATGCCGGAAATCGTCTGGAAAGCTTATATCGATTTCGAatctggtgaaggtgaaagagagCGTGCACGATCATTATACGAAAGATTACTTGAAAGAACTTCGCACGTCAAAGTGTACATCTCTTATGCTCTTATGGAAGTTTCTGTACTTGGTggtggagaagatgaagatggtaatgagattgaaggtgaagctggtgATCCAGAATTAGCAAGAGCTGTTTTCGCAAGAGGTTACAAGGATCTTCGTGCAAAGgcagagaaagaagat CGTGCATTACTGTTGGAATCATGGAAATCGTTCGAGGAACAGCATGGCACACCGGAAGAACTGGCAAAGGTAGAGGAGATGATGCCAACTACACGAAAGAGATGGAGAAAGGCAGAAGATGGAAGCGATCAATTGGAAGAAT ATTGGGATCTTATATTCCCAGACGACGAAAGGGATGCCAATCCGacatcattcaaattctttcaaGCTGCTCAACAATGGGCTGCACAACGTGGTGGGGACGAAGGAGAAGGTGGTTTGTCCTACGACTTACCTTCGGAttcggatgatgatgacgatgatgacaatgaGGAAGCGGATGGTGATGACGCTGGGGAAAGTATAGCAGAACCTAtggatgaggatgattaG
- a CDS encoding mannose-1-phosphate guanyltransferase: protein MKIIGGFGTRLRPLTLSWPKPLVEFCNKAMILHQIEALVKAGVKDIVLAVNYRPEVMVSVLKKTEEEFGINIHFSVETEPLGTAGPLALAREILGKDDSPFFVLNSDVTCVYPFEAFRDFHIAHGCEGSIMVTKVAEPSAYGVVVTKPGSTVIDRFVEKPVEFVGNRINAGIYIFNPSVLDRIQLQPTSIEKEVFPAIAADQQLHSFDLPGFWMDVGQPKDYLSGTCLYLSHLTATHSPLLTDPKQNKWVYGGNVLVDPSAEIDPTAVIGPNVVIGPDAKIGPGVRLQRCVILSNATVRDHAWIANSIVGWNSNVGRWTRVENITVLGDDVTIKDELYVNGASVLPHKSISTSITEPRIVMFLERGFYAMQHDRVILLY from the exons atgaagataa TCGGTGGTTTCGGTACTAGACTTAGACCTTTAACA TTATCATGGCCCAAACCTCTTGTAGAGTTCTGTaacaag GCTATGAT CTTACACCAGATCGAAGCTCTTGTCAAG GCCGGTGTAAAAGATATCGTACTTGCCGTCAACTACCGACCGGAAGTAATGGTATCAGTCCTTAAAaagactgaagaagaattcggTATCAACATTCATTTCTCAGTAGAAACTGAACCTTTAGGTACAG CCGGTCCTCTCGCTCTTGCACGAGAAATCCTCGGTAAagatgattcacctttcttcGTTTTGAACTCTGATGTCACATGTGTCTACCCCTTCGAGGCATTCAG AGATTTCCACATTGCACATGGATGTGAAGGTTCGATTATGGTAACCAAAGTAGCCGAACCATCAGCATACGGTGTGGTAGTTACAAAACCTGGATCAACGGTCATTGACCGATTCGTAGAAAAACCAGTTGAATTCGTTGGAAACAGAATTAACGCCggtatctatatcttcaacCCAAGTGTTTTGGATAGaattcag CTCCAACCTACATCCATCGAGAAAGAAGTGTTCCCTGCTATCGCTGCTGATCAACAATTACACTCCTTCGATCTTCCTGGTTTCTGGATGGACGTTGGTCAACCAAAAGATTACTTGTCTG GTACATgtctttacctttctcacCTTACTGCTACCCACTCACCTCTTCTTACTGATCCTAAACAAAACAAATGGGTATATGGAGGGAACGTATTGGTAGATCCT TCCGCCGAAATCGACCCTACAGCCGTCATTGGTCCTAATGTAGTCATCGGTCCAGATGCCAAGATTGGTCCAGGTGTACGATTACAGCGATGTGTTATCTTATCAAACGCTACAGTAAGGGATCACGCTTGGATTGCAAACTCAATTGTTGGATGGAATTCAAATGTTGGACGATGG ACTCGAGTCGAGAACATCACAGTACTTGGTGACGATGTAACaattaaagatgaattataCGTTAATGGTGCTTCAGTTTTACCACATAAAAGT atttcaacatcaattacAGAACCTCGAATTGTTATGT TTTTAGAAAGGGGTTTTTATGCCATGCAACATGATAGAGTCATACTTctttattga
- a CDS encoding DNA repair protein RAD51, translating to MATQEHDPFTGGEGEEEDGELMAPLLVAKLQEAGISAQDTKKLSDAGYHTVEAVAFTPKKTLCTIKGISEQKADKILTEACKMVPMGFTTATEIHSRRSELVHITTGSTGLDTILGGGIETGAITELYGEFRTGKSQICHTLAVTCQLPVSMGGGEGKCLYIDTEGTFRPVRMLAVAERFGLNGEEVLDNIAYARAYNADHQLQLLVQASAMMAESRFSLLIVDSCTSLYRTDFSGRGELSARQMHLAKFLRTLMRLADEFGVAVVVTNQVVAQVDGGQFAVADAKKPIGGNIMAHASTTRLNLRKGRGSSRVCKIVDSPCLPEAEAIFAINSNGIGDPEEMKEQ from the exons ATGGCTACTCAAGAACATGATCCTTTTACtggaggagaaggtgaagaagaagatggtgaattgaTGGCTCCGTTATTGGTGGCAAAGTTACAG GAAGCAGGTATATCAGCTCAAGATACAAAGAAACTTTCAGATGCAGGATATCATACAGTTGAAGCTGTTGCATTCACCCCAAAGAAAACACTTTGTACAATAAAAGGTATAAGTGAACAGAAAGCCGATAAGATATTGACGGAAG CTTGTAAAATGGTACCGATGGGTTTTACAACTGCAACCGAAATACATTCAAGAAGATCTGAATTGGTACATATAACGACTGGTTCAACGGGCTTAGATACTATCCTTGGAG GTGGTATCGAGACTGGTGCTATTACAGAATTATATG GTGAATTCAGAACTGGTAAATCACAGATATGTCATACATTAGCTGTAACGTGTCAG CTTCCTGTGTCAatgggtggtggtgaaggCAAATGTCTATACATCGATACAGAAGGTACTTTCAGACCCGTTAGAATGTTAGCCGTAGCAGAAAGATTTGGATTGAACGGTGAAGAAGTATTAGACAATATAGCTTATGCTAGAGCATATAATGCCGATCATCAGCTGCAACTATTGGTTCAAGCTTCTGCTATGATGGCAGAGTCGAG ATTTTCACTTCTCATTGTCGATTCATGTACATCACTCTATCGAACAGATTTCTCAGGTAGAGGAGAATTATCAGCGAGACAGATGCATTTGGCTAAATTCCTGAGGACGTTAATGAGGCTAGCAGATGAG TTTGGTGTCGCTGTAGTGGTAACGAATCAAGTTGTGGCTCAGGTAGATGGTGGTCAATTTGCAGTCGCGGATGCTAAGAAACCTAT TGGAGGTAATATTATGGCTCATGCATCGACAACGCGTTTGAACCTTCGTAAAGGACGAGGGTCATCGCGTGTATGTAAAATTGTGGATTCACCTTGTTTaccagaagctgaagctataTTCGctatcaa CTCTAATGGTATTGGTGATCCTGAGGAGATGAAGGAACAATAA
- a CDS encoding 50S ribosomal protein L27: MLGLTRPTAISTFSDLRSQLFAGPSTLATQIRFASKAAGGKSRNGRDSSGKRLGVKRFGDQYVTPGSILIRQRGQTFRPGQNVGQGKDFTLYALQPGYVKFYQNKLPYPHLTLNEDSNLKSYPPVKKPRQLNQFVGIVSNKQDKLPRDERNQGRERRFWGWPREQLPPQQQQLEVEEIDLNPISQEQTSQTTTTAGNA; the protein is encoded by the exons ATGCTCGGTCTCACACGTCCCACAGCTATATCAACATTCTCAGATCTCAGATCTCAACTTTTTGCTGGAccatcaa CACTAGCAACTCAAATACGTTTCGCATCAAAAGCtgcaggtggtaaatcaaggAATGGTAGAGACTCTTCAGGTAAACGTTTAGGTGTAAAGAGATTTGGTG ATCAATATGTCACACCAGGATCAATCTTAATTAGACAACGTGGACAAACATTTAGACCAGGTCAAAATGTTGGACAAGGTAAAGATTTTACTTTGTATGCATTACAACCTGGTTATGTAaaattttatcaaaataaaTTACCTTATCCGCATTTAACTTTAAATGAAGATTCCAATTTAAAAAGTTATCCACCAGTCAAAAAACCTAGacaattaaatcaatttgtaGGTATAGTTTCAaataaacaagataaattaccaAGAGATGAAAGGAATCAGggtagagaaagaaggttttggGGTTGGCCAAGAGAACAACTaccaccacaacaacaacaattagaagtagaagaaatagatttAAATCCTATATCACAAGAACAAACTAGTCAGACCACTACCACTGCTGGAAATGCTTAG
- a CDS encoding 40S ribosomal protein S4-A: MSGSHGSLRMMRIDTLGRGPKKHLKRLAAPSSWMLDKLGGTYAPRPSPGPHKLRESLPLTVFLRNRLKYALTGREVTAIVKQRLIKVDGKVRTDETFPAGFMDVITIEKSGEHFRLLYDIKGRFTIHRITPEEATFKLLKVKKHQLGAKGVPYLVSHDGRTIRYPDPSIKVNDTVKFDFVQNKIVDHIKFEPGNVVMVTGGRNMGRSGVIVHKERHLGGFDIVHVKDVLDRTFATRLSNIFVIGEGAKAQVSLPKGKGVKLSIAEERDQRRRQRAQEA, from the exons ATGTCAGGAAGTCATGGGAgtttgaggatgatgagaattGATACACTG GGTAGAGGTCCAAAGAAGCATTTGAAAAGATTGGCAGCACCATCCTCATGGATGCTCGACAAGTTGGGCGGGACCTAC GCTCCTCGCCCTTCTCCCGGTCCTCACAAGCTCAGAGAATCACTCCCTCTCACTGTTTTCCTTAGAAACCGATTGAAGTACGCTTTAACCGGTAGAGAGGTTACAGCTATCGTAAAACAAAGACTCATCAAAGTTGACGGTAAAGTTAGAACTGATGAGACTTTCCCAGCTGGTTTCATGG ATGTCATCACCATTGAAAAATCAGGTGAACACTTCCGATTGCTCTACGACATCAAAGGTCGATTCACCATCCACCGAattacacctgaagaagctactTTCAAATTGCTCAAAGTAAAGAAGCATCAATTAGGTGCTAAAGGTGTACCATACCTTGTCTCCCACGATGGTAGAACCATCAGATACCCAGATCCATCTATCAAAGTTAACGATACCGTTAAATTCGATTTCGTACAAAACAAAATCGTTGATCACATCAAATTCGAACCTGGAAACGTTGTCATGGTTACAGGTGGTAGAAACATGGGTAGATCAGGTGTTATCGTTCACAAAGAAAGACACTTGGGTGGTTTCGATATCGTTCACGttaaagatgttttagaCAGAACTTTCGCTACCAG ACTCTCTAACATTTTCGTTATCGGTGAAGGTGCTAAAGCTCAAGtatcattacctaaaggtaaaggtgttaaGCTTTCTATCGCCGAAGAGagagatcaaagaagaagacaaagagcTCAAGAAGCTTAA